The window TACAGCAGCTTAACCTGCGGCATGGCTGAGCTCCTCGACGTGGGTGCTGGCTCCGGGAGGCGAACACGCCACGCACCGTACGGGTTCCACCGGGATGGAAGGTCAAGTCCCGACCGTCCAGGAGCGACAGCGCCCGGTCGGTCGTCAGCGCAGGTCGAGGACGGCGCTACCCGCGAACCGGTCGTGGGCGAGATCGGACAGCGCCTGCGGGGCGTCCTCGAACGCGTAGGCGTGTGCGGTGACCTCGAGGTCGAGCCGCCCCGCGAGCCGCAGGAACTCCTCGCCGTCGGCACGGGTGTTGGCGGTCACGCTGCGCACCTGACGCTCCTGGAAGAGGTGCTGCTGGTAGTTCAGCGGCGGCACATCGGTCAGGTGGATGCCGGCGATCGCCAGCGTCCCGCCGCGATCGAGTGCACGGAGTGCGTCGGGCACGATCGCACCGGCAGGCGCGAACAGGATCGCCCCATCCAGGGCGACGGGAGGTGTCTCCCCCGCCCCACCGGCCCAGGAGGCACCTAGCCGCCGCGCCAGCTCCTGACCGTCCTGGGATCTCGTGACGACGTGGACCTCCGCCCCGGCAGCGATGGCGAGCTGTGCGGTGAGGTGGGCCGACCCTCCGAACCCGTAGATTCCCAGTCGGCCCCCGGGCGGTAGCTCGGCGCGTTTCAGTGCCCGGTAGCCGATGATTCCGGCGCACAGCAGAGGCGCGGCGTGGAGGTCGTCGATGGCCTCCGGGAGCCCGTAGCAGTAGCCCTCGGGGACGGTGACGGTCTCCGCGTAGCCGCCATCGTGGGTCCAGCCGGTGAAGGTCGGATCGAGGCAGAGGTTCTCCTGTCCCCGTCGACAGAAGCGGCACACTTGGCAGGTCGAACGCAACCACGGGACACCTACCCTGGTGCCGACATCGAAGCGTCCGGCCCCCGGCCCGAGCTCGACAACCTCCCCGACGATCTCGTGGCCCGGGACGACGCGTGGCTGACGCGGTTCGAGATCGCCTTCCACGACGTGGAGATCAGTGCGGCAGACACCGCAGGTGCGGACGCGGATACGTACCTCTCCGGCCCCCGGGGGTGGGGGCTCGTGCTCGACGAGTTCGAGGGGACCGTCGTCGATGGGTCCAGGTCGACGTACCCGCCAGCACCGCACGTCCCGCCTTCCGACACGATCCGACACGAGCACCGGCGTCAGGTACGGGCCACCAACCACCGCACGGACACGCGTGTCGCCCCGACGATAGCCAGCATCACACCAGTTAACGGGCGGACGGGTGGACACTCCTCCGTGCCGCCGGACGAGGGCGATCGTCACTCTCGCTGCTGCCGGAGCACGAGCGAGTACTGCGAGACGATCTCGTCCTCGGACCCAGGCTCGAACGGGCTCGCCGACACGATCAGCCAGGCGCCGATCTCGGGGTGGGTCCACTCCCCCTGCCACGCCCGGGCTCCCGCCTGGGTGGGCGCGACACGGGGTACCCAGCCCCGCGAATCGAGCTCGCGCTCGTAGAACTCCAGAACCTGCTGGGGTGTCCGCCCCGCGACCTCGTACGACCGCGTCACCGCACCTTCCGCCGCCTCGGTCTCCATGTCGGGTCCCACCGCTTGACTGCCCGGAGCGACGGGCAGCTGCTCGAACTCGCTGGCCAACTCGGCCGGCTGCTCACCGAACTCGACGCCGAGATCGCCACCAGCCTCGGGGTCCGTCGGGGCGGTGTCGCAGGCAACACCGAGGACGGCGAACGCGGCGACCACGGTGACCGCCAAGCGGCGTGGGCCGCGGTGCACGCTCTGCCTCCCGCTCGACGGACGGACGGTTCATCCGCGATCGTGGCAGTTCTCGGGGCACCACCACGCCCCGGCCGTGCCATCCATCGGACAGGGGGCCGGGTCTCGCCGACGCGTTCAGCTGGGATCGGGGTAGTCCTCGAAGATGCGCTCCGGCGCGTCGACCAGCGGCAGGTGCAGGCGGGTCCCGTGCTCGGTCGGCCCTTCCCGTGGTCCCAGCCCGACGCTGACGAACCCGGCGGGGTTGCCCGGTACGGCCCAGACCGCGTTGGACGACTGCAGCAGCAGGCCGATGCGGTGTCCCTCGTGGACGATGTAGTCCTCGGGCAGGAACGTCACGTTGGCGTTGACCCAACCGTTCGCCGGACCGGCCGCCTGCTGACGTCCGTCGCGGTAGTCGACGTTGAGGAAGCCGCGCTGGATGGTCTTGTAGGTCCCTTCCGGATCGATGTCGACCAGGATCGGCGTGAGCGACTGGCCGGTGACGTCGGGGAGGAAGTTGAAGGTGCCCTCAAGCACCGCGCGGCCCGCGATGCGGACATCGGTCGTCAA of the Actinomycetota bacterium genome contains:
- a CDS encoding zinc-dependent alcohol dehydrogenase family protein, coding for MRCWRVRRPGPIDDGPLELVEHEPPPPGAGEVRIRVRTCGVCRTDLHVVEGDLEPRQPRVVPGHEIVGEVVELGPGAGRFDVGTRVGVPWLRSTCQVCRFCRRGQENLCLDPTFTGWTHDGGYAETVTVPEGYCYGLPEAIDDLHAAPLLCAGIIGYRALKRAELPPGGRLGIYGFGGSAHLTAQLAIAAGAEVHVVTRSQDGQELARRLGASWAGGAGETPPVALDGAILFAPAGAIVPDALRALDRGGTLAIAGIHLTDVPPLNYQQHLFQERQVRSVTANTRADGEEFLRLAGRLDLEVTAHAYAFEDAPQALSDLAHDRFAGSAVLDLR